The Lysobacter capsici genome has a segment encoding these proteins:
- a CDS encoding SDR family oxidoreductase produces the protein MDDTAPAQRTDTARTALVIGANGFLAGYLIAALHRHGWRVLRGVRDSGRALREDERAADLARMTTPEDWRDSLRGVDAVVNVAGILRETGVQTFQTIHVDGPLALAQACVDHGVPRFVQISALGQAEDGGFLASKHRFDEALLALPLSAVVLRPSIVYAASGSYGGTSLLRALAAFPGWQLLPGDGHWPLQPVAAEDLGEIAARAAAGTQRGIYEIGGPRTMTLREYQTQWRRWLRIDGTRAIDFPQSLVSLQVAISERLGRGPVGETMWRMLRRGNITAADAPVRVQADFGHAARDLPQVLAATPSQVQDRWQAQLYFLAPTLRLAIVALWLISAVAGWLTSAATIEAMTAGSPMQAMHPVALARATATLDAMLAAGLLIGWRPRWMLGLMGISVLAYTVVFGILLPMQWLDPLGGLAKNLVVLPALAVAWVLAYRR, from the coding sequence CGTGCTGCGCGGCGTGCGCGACAGCGGCCGCGCATTGCGCGAGGACGAACGCGCCGCCGATCTGGCCCGCATGACCACGCCCGAGGACTGGCGCGACAGCCTGCGCGGCGTCGATGCGGTGGTCAACGTCGCCGGCATCCTGCGCGAGACCGGCGTGCAGACCTTCCAGACCATCCACGTCGACGGCCCGCTCGCGCTGGCGCAGGCCTGCGTCGACCACGGCGTACCCCGTTTCGTGCAGATCTCCGCGCTCGGCCAGGCCGAGGACGGCGGCTTTCTCGCCTCCAAGCACCGTTTCGATGAGGCCTTGCTCGCGCTGCCGCTGAGCGCGGTGGTGCTGCGGCCGTCGATCGTCTACGCCGCCTCGGGTTCCTATGGCGGCACCTCGCTGTTGCGCGCGCTGGCCGCGTTTCCGGGCTGGCAGTTGCTGCCCGGCGACGGCCACTGGCCGTTGCAGCCGGTCGCGGCCGAAGACCTCGGCGAGATCGCCGCGCGCGCGGCGGCGGGCACCCAACGCGGCATCTACGAAATCGGCGGGCCGCGCACGATGACGCTGCGCGAGTACCAGACCCAGTGGCGGCGCTGGCTGCGCATCGACGGCACCCGCGCGATCGATTTCCCGCAATCGCTGGTGTCGCTGCAGGTCGCGATCAGCGAACGCCTCGGCCGCGGCCCGGTCGGCGAGACCATGTGGCGCATGCTCCGGCGCGGCAACATCACCGCGGCCGATGCGCCGGTGCGGGTGCAGGCCGACTTCGGCCACGCCGCGCGCGATCTGCCGCAGGTGCTCGCGGCCACGCCGAGCCAGGTCCAGGACCGTTGGCAGGCGCAGCTGTACTTCCTCGCGCCGACCTTGCGCCTGGCGATCGTCGCGCTGTGGCTAATCTCGGCCGTGGCCGGATGGCTCACGTCGGCGGCGACGATCGAAGCGATGACCGCCGGTTCGCCGATGCAGGCGATGCATCCGGTGGCGCTGGCGCGCGCGACCGCGACGCTCGATGCCATGCTCGCCGCGGGGCTGTTGATCGGCTGGCGGCCGCGTTGGATGCTCGGCCTGATGGGCATCAGCGTGCTGGCCTACACCGTGGTGTTCGGCATCTTGCTGCCGATGCAGTGGCTCGATCCGCTCGGCGGACTGGCGAAGAATCTGGTGGTGCTGCCGGCGCTCGCGGTGGCCTGGGTGCTGGCGTACAGGAGATAA
- a CDS encoding DUF2269 family protein — translation MLYLWVKWIHILSSTLLFGTGLGIAFFFWIAHKRGDAKVIAETARTVVIADACFTAPAVIVQFATGVWLMLHLGMPPSVFWLKTALVLFFVVGACWLPVLWLQARAKRLASEAAAAGEALSPAYYRTMRWWFWLGWPAFLSVMAIFWLMVLKPTAAT, via the coding sequence ATGCTCTATCTGTGGGTGAAGTGGATACACATCCTGTCGTCGACCTTGTTGTTCGGCACCGGCCTGGGCATCGCGTTCTTCTTCTGGATCGCGCACAAGCGCGGCGATGCGAAGGTGATCGCCGAGACCGCGCGCACGGTGGTGATCGCCGACGCCTGCTTCACCGCGCCGGCGGTGATCGTGCAGTTCGCCACCGGCGTATGGCTGATGCTGCACCTGGGTATGCCGCCGTCGGTGTTCTGGCTCAAGACCGCGCTGGTGCTGTTCTTCGTGGTCGGCGCGTGTTGGTTGCCGGTGCTGTGGCTGCAGGCGCGCGCGAAGCGGTTGGCGAGCGAAGCCGCGGCCGCGGGCGAAGCGTTGTCGCCGGCGTATTACCGCACGATGCGCTGGTGGTTCTGGCTCGGCTGGCCCGCGTTCCTGAGCGTGATGGCGATCTTCTGGCTGATGGTGCTCAAGCCAACCGCGGCGACGTAG